The following coding sequences are from one Augochlora pura isolate Apur16 chromosome 6, APUR_v2.2.1, whole genome shotgun sequence window:
- the LOC144471180 gene encoding uncharacterized protein LOC144471180, with amino-acid sequence MYELQDKLAMLRIDPLLNISSRNRGYHNNVFLMTYSEENENDNNYNEYRLSPPFPFRYESPICSSSLSITDVTYGSSNNNEIISNYDQHNYDDEEDESPKKGLLKQMFCLPLN; translated from the coding sequence ATGTATGAATTACAAGACAAACTTGCGATGCTCCGTATTGATCCTCTATTGAACATCAGTTCAAGAAATCGAGGTTATCATAACAACGTTTTTTTAATGACGTACTCCGAAGAGAATGAGAAcgacaataattataacgaatATCGGTTATCGCCACCTTTTCCATTCCGATACGAAAGTCCGATATGCTCCAGTTCTCTAAGTATCACTGATGTTACTTACGGCTCTAGCAATAACAATGAGATCATTAGCAACTATGATCAACACAATTACGATGATGAGGAAGATGAAAGTCCAAAGAAAGGACTCTTGAAGCAAATGTTTTGCCTTCCATTAAATTAA